A region of Vitis riparia cultivar Riparia Gloire de Montpellier isolate 1030 chromosome 12, EGFV_Vit.rip_1.0, whole genome shotgun sequence DNA encodes the following proteins:
- the LOC117926277 gene encoding probable serine/threonine-protein kinase PBL10 — MVFAVLQAEINYLGQLYHPHIVKLIGFCSEDEQRLLVYEYMPQGSLENHIYMRGSYNEPLSWHLRLKVVLGAAKGLAFLHSAETQVIYRDFSTSNILLDSNYNAKLSDFGLARHGPTGDESHVSSMVMGTYGYAAPEYIATGHLTAKSDVYSFGVVVLETLSGRRAVDKGRPLVEQNLVDWAKPYLATKSRIFRVMDKRLEGQY; from the exons ATGGTATTTGCGGTCCTTCAGGCAGAAATTAATTATCTGGGACAGCTTTATCATCCTCATATTGTGAAGCTAATAGGTTTCTGCTCAGAGGATGAGCAGCGGCTTCTGGTGTACGAATACATGCCACAAGGCAGCTTGGAGAATCATATATACATGA GAGGCTCATACAACGAACCTCTTTCTTGGCACCTCCGCTTGAAGGTTGTTCTTGGTGCTGCAAAAGGGCTTGCTTTTCTTCATAGTGCTGAGACACAAGTGATATATCGGGACTTCAGTACTTCAAATATCCTGCTTGATTCA AACTACAATGCAAAGCTTTCTGATTTTGGACTGGCCAGGCATGGTCCAACAGGTGATGAAAGTCATGTCTCTAGTATGGTCATGGGGACCTATGGATATGCAGCTCCAGAATATATAGCTACAG GTCATCTGACTGCCAAGTCTGACGTATATAGTTTTGGAGTTGTTGTCCTGGAAACATTATCTGGTCGAAGAGCAGTGGACAAGGGACGGCCCCTTGTAGAACAGAATCTCGTTGACTGGGCCAAGCCCTACCTGGCCACCAAAAGCAGAATCTTCCGTGTTATGGACAAACGTCTTGAGGGTCAGTACTAA